The Geotalea uraniireducens Rf4 genome window below encodes:
- a CDS encoding glycosyltransferase family 117 protein: MSNVKLWQRIDPFAVLSVSVPLLIYLLTLAPTVTFFDSGEFITAISSLGTAHSPGYPLFVNYAKPFTYLPFGSIAFRVNIATAISAAVACYGVYLIVSHILAKEVLTEDHGFSELYKKIIAFCAAVTFAFSARLWLQSNHDKPYPLIAFLSAMIFYLLLLWRDSYRKGEERPAYVYLGAFLAGLAFGAHQTIVLLLPSFAFLILSVNWRLVGRVKEIIIAVFFAILGFSVHLHMPVRALQNPLLNWGDSRNLTQFLWNLLRKGYPVEKPARDLSLLWAQINAFNVPYEFTWFGLVLVLIGIAAFLKKRRDEVLAYLIGIVFFLLVIAGYFNTPADMIFLTEEFFTPLYLLSAVLIGLGLFALLKNGLAFFSAQVISSLPVKVAAGAILLALPATVCALHYVENDQHENYIAYDYASNTLRSLPQGAALFTWGDSGAFPLWYLQGVEKMRDDLDLLHTPHLVFNWYLDSFPDLFRYSMLKSIPMETLSPENALQLAVTEQIARRPVYIDFSTRYSVQFSNYSLRQRGICYQLLSGGGDTFLFPDISVWNSYILRGISGEMFFRDLDTGKAILIYANGHMEAGETLLRLRQFGEGVQELRAAEKIAPELQMQVSGILSGYGLR; the protein is encoded by the coding sequence TTGAGTAATGTAAAGCTTTGGCAAAGGATAGACCCGTTTGCGGTTCTTTCCGTTTCGGTGCCGTTGTTGATTTATCTTTTGACTCTTGCACCTACTGTGACTTTTTTTGACAGCGGTGAATTCATTACCGCCATTTCCTCCCTCGGCACCGCCCACTCTCCGGGCTACCCGCTGTTTGTGAACTACGCAAAACCTTTTACCTATCTTCCCTTCGGCAGCATCGCCTTCCGGGTAAACATCGCCACAGCCATTTCTGCTGCCGTCGCCTGTTACGGCGTGTACCTGATAGTTTCCCACATCCTGGCGAAAGAGGTTCTGACCGAGGACCACGGCTTTTCCGAGCTATACAAAAAAATCATCGCCTTTTGCGCAGCCGTCACGTTTGCCTTTTCTGCCAGGCTTTGGCTCCAGTCCAATCACGATAAGCCTTATCCCCTCATCGCTTTTCTTTCTGCAATGATTTTTTATCTCCTCCTTCTCTGGCGAGACAGTTACCGCAAGGGGGAGGAGCGTCCCGCCTATGTGTATCTGGGGGCTTTTCTCGCCGGTCTGGCATTCGGCGCACACCAGACGATTGTGCTGCTTTTGCCGTCATTCGCTTTTCTCATACTCTCCGTGAACTGGCGCTTGGTCGGCCGGGTGAAGGAAATAATAATCGCTGTTTTTTTCGCCATTCTCGGTTTTTCCGTCCATCTTCACATGCCGGTCAGGGCCTTACAGAACCCACTCCTGAACTGGGGAGATTCCAGGAATCTGACCCAGTTCCTCTGGAACCTGCTGCGTAAAGGTTATCCGGTGGAAAAGCCCGCCAGGGACCTCTCTCTCCTTTGGGCACAGATAAATGCTTTCAATGTCCCTTATGAATTCACCTGGTTTGGCCTTGTCTTGGTTCTGATCGGAATTGCCGCTTTTTTGAAAAAAAGACGAGATGAGGTACTTGCCTATCTGATAGGCATCGTATTCTTTCTGCTGGTCATAGCCGGATATTTCAATACTCCTGCTGACATGATCTTCCTTACGGAGGAGTTTTTTACCCCCCTCTATCTGCTGTCAGCCGTATTGATCGGTCTGGGTCTTTTTGCTTTATTGAAGAACGGCCTGGCATTTTTCTCAGCGCAGGTTATTTCTTCTCTGCCGGTAAAGGTTGCGGCAGGCGCAATTCTGCTTGCCCTGCCGGCAACCGTTTGCGCCCTTCACTATGTGGAGAACGATCAGCATGAAAACTACATAGCCTATGACTATGCAAGCAACACCCTCCGTTCTCTTCCGCAGGGGGCGGCGCTCTTTACCTGGGGTGACAGCGGCGCCTTTCCGCTCTGGTATCTTCAGGGCGTCGAGAAGATGCGCGACGATCTGGACCTGCTGCACACCCCCCATCTGGTTTTCAACTGGTATCTGGATTCGTTTCCCGACCTGTTTCGTTACAGCATGCTCAAGTCGATTCCCATGGAGACGCTGTCCCCTGAAAATGCTCTCCAACTGGCCGTTACCGAGCAGATAGCGCGCAGGCCGGTATATATCGATTTTTCAACCAGGTATTCCGTCCAGTTTTCCAATTATTCGCTCCGTCAGCGCGGCATATGTTATCAACTGCTCAGTGGGGGCGGAGATACCTTTCTGTTCCCGGATATTTCAGTGTGGAACAGCTATATCCTGAGAGGGATTTCCGGCGAGATGTTCTTCCGTGACCTGGATACGGGAAAGGCTATCCTTATATACGCCAACGGTCACATGGAGGCGGGTGAAACATTGCTGCGTCTGAGACAATTTGGTGAGGGCGTTCAGGAACTTCGGGCAGCGGAAAAAATAGCACCGGAACTGCAAATGCAGGTTTCAGGGATACTGAGTGGGTATGGACTCCGATGA